A genomic region of Gossypium hirsutum isolate 1008001.06 chromosome D01, Gossypium_hirsutum_v2.1, whole genome shotgun sequence contains the following coding sequences:
- the LOC107937457 gene encoding amino acid permease 3, with the protein MGEKGAVKNHLHNNLVFDHPIGFDDDGRLKRTGTVWTASAHIITAVIGSGVLSLAWATAQLGWIAGPAVIFLFSFVTYYTSTLLAACYRCDDPVNGKRNYTYMEAVRANLGGFEVKICGWVQYLNLFGVAIGYTIASSISMMAIKRSNCFHASRGKNPCHMNSNPYMIGFGIAEIIFSQIPDFDQLWWLSIVAAVMSFTYSTIGLGLGIAKVAENGKIRGSLTGISVGTVTQTQKIWRSFQALGDMAFAYSYSLILIEIQDTLKAPPSESKTMSKATLLSVGVTTLFYMLCGCMGYAAFGDLSPGNLLTGFGFYNPFWLLDIANAAIVIHLVGAYQVYCQPLFAFIEKSAAKRFPDSEFITKDIKIPIPGFRPYNLNLFRLVWRTIFVMLTTLISMLLPFFNDIVGLLGAIGFWPLTVYFPVEMYISQNKIAKWSTRWLCLQILSIACLSITIAAAAGSIAGVILDLKSYKPFSTAY; encoded by the exons ATGGGAGAGAAGGGTGCTGTCAAAAATCACCTTCACAACAACCTGGTTTTTGACCACCCCATTGGCTTTGATGACGATGGCAGACTCAAGCGAACTG GAACTGTATGGACGGCAAGTGCTCATATTATTACGGCTGTGATTGGTTCTGGCGTCCTGTCCCTGGCTTGGGCCACTGCTCAGCTTGGATGGATAGCTGGTCCAGCAGTTATATTTTTGTTCTCTTTTGTAACTTACTACACCTCTACTCTTCTTGCTGCTTGTTACCGCTGTGATGACCCTGTTAATGGCAAGAGAAACTATACGTACATGGAAGCTGTCAGAGCAAATCTTG GTGGGTTTGAAGTGAAGATATGTGGGTGGGTTCAATACTTGAACCTTTTTGGAGTTGCCATTGGATACACTATTGCATCATCAATTAGCATGAT GGCTATAAAAAGGTCTAATTGCTTCCATGCAAGCCGTGGCAAAAATCCATGTCATATGAATAGCAACCCTTATATGATTGGTTTTGGCATTGCTGAAatcattttctctcaaattcctGACTTTGATCAATTATGGTGGCTTTCCATTGTTGCTGCTGTCATGTCCTTCACTTACTCAACAATTGGACTTGGACTTGGAATTGCTAAAGTAGCAG AGAATGGAAAAATTAGGGGAAGCCTGACTGGTATAAGTGTTGGAACTGTTACTCAAACACAAAAAATATGGAGGAGCTTCCAGGCACTTGGAGACATGGCTTTTGCCTATTCTTATTCCCTCATACTCATTGAAATTCAG GACACACTTAAGGCTCCACCATCCGAATCAAAGACGATGAGCAAGGCAACTTTGTTAAGTGTTGGAGTGACAACACTTTTCTACATGTTGTGTGGTTGCATGGGCTATGCTGCTTTCGGGGACTTGTCCCCCGGGAACCTTCTAACCGGTTTTGGATTCTATAACCCATTCTGGCTCCTTGACATTGCTAATGCTGCCATTGTAATTCACCTTGTTGGTGCATACCAAGTTTACTGCCAACCCCTTTTTGCCTTCATTGAGAAATCAGCAGCTAAAAGGTTTCCAGATAGTGAATTCATAACCAAAGACATCAAGATCCCCATTCCCGGCTTTCGCCCATACAATCTCAACCTCTTTCGTCTGGTTTGGAGGACAATTTTTGTGATGCTAACAACTTTGATCTCCATGCTTCTTCCCTTCTTTAATGATATTGTTGGACTACTTGGGGCTATTGGATTCTGGCCACTCACAGTTTACTTCCCAGTAGAGATGTACATTTCTCAAAACAAGATAGCAAAATGGAGCACAAGATGGCTTTGCCTCCAGATTCTCAGCATTGCTTGCCTTAGTATCACAATAGCAGCTGCTGCTGGTTCTATTGCAGGGGTTATTCTTGATCTCAAGTCATATAAGCCCTTCTCCACCGCCTACTAG